Proteins found in one Acinetobacter sp. XH1741 genomic segment:
- a CDS encoding spore coat protein U domain-containing protein, producing MIFNRGSAFIFFYFLISSVSAGEIGAKLNTQIELLPSCSINNKVVENNTANLNLGTIDFGETTTAFNGILEASLVNGGNSGLQIECAGISTVKITFGSGNNDSKVPASFSQNYYHALSNGRDFVAYNLLYGLSKQVIKANDVFILNDMNIKKNIDIFGQATHDGSRISKGEYTDIVPITIEF from the coding sequence ATGATATTTAATCGCGGTTCAGCATTTATATTTTTTTATTTTTTAATATCCTCGGTGAGTGCTGGAGAAATAGGAGCTAAATTAAATACACAAATTGAATTATTACCTTCTTGTTCTATTAATAATAAAGTTGTTGAAAATAATACGGCAAATTTAAATTTAGGAACTATTGATTTTGGTGAAACGACTACTGCATTTAATGGAATATTAGAGGCAAGTTTAGTTAATGGTGGTAATTCAGGTTTACAGATTGAATGTGCTGGTATTTCAACTGTAAAAATAACCTTTGGGTCTGGAAATAATGATAGTAAAGTTCCTGCTTCATTTTCACAAAATTATTATCATGCTTTGAGTAATGGTAGAGACTTTGTTGCTTATAACTTGCTCTATGGTTTAAGTAAACAAGTCATTAAAGCAAATGATGTATTTATTCTTAATGACATGAACATTAAAAAGAATATCGATATTTTTGGTCAGGCAACCCATGATGGTAGTCGTATATCTAAGGGTGAGTATACGGATATAGTGCCGATTACGATTGAGTTTTAA
- the csuAB gene encoding Csu fimbrial major subunit CsuAB, producing the protein MKNIQKSLLAALIVAGYAVNTQAAVTGQVDVKLNVSTGCTVGGSQTEGNMNKFGTLDFGKTSGTWNNVLTAEVASAATGGNISVTCDGTDPVDFTVAIDGGERTDRTLKNTASADVVAYNVYRDAARTNLYVVNQPQQFSTVSGQATDVPIFGTIAPNTGTPKAQGDYKDTLLVTVNF; encoded by the coding sequence ATGAAAAACATTCAGAAATCACTTCTTGCAGCATTAATAGTTGCTGGTTATGCGGTAAATACTCAAGCGGCTGTTACCGGACAAGTTGACGTTAAATTAAATGTCTCAACAGGCTGTACTGTAGGGGGTAGTCAAACTGAAGGAAATATGAACAAGTTTGGTACTTTAGATTTCGGTAAAACTTCTGGTACTTGGAACAACGTATTAACTGCTGAAGTTGCTTCTGCAGCAACCGGTGGCAATATTTCTGTAACGTGTGACGGAACTGATCCTGTTGATTTTACAGTTGCAATCGATGGTGGTGAACGTACAGACCGTACTTTAAAAAATACCGCATCTGCTGATGTAGTTGCATATAACGTTTACCGTGATGCTGCGCGTACAAACCTATATGTTGTGAATCAACCTCAACAGTTCAGTACGGTGAGTGGCCAAGCTACGGATGTACCAATTTTCGGTACAATCGCGCCAAATACGGGTACACCAAAAGCACAAGGCGATTATAAAGATACTCTCTTAGTAACAGTAAATTTCTAA
- a CDS encoding TetR/AcrR family transcriptional regulator, giving the protein MIKIDTFDTMQIKKSFTTLKGQERIKQILKNAELVFLTKGYSGFSMRGVANQSNISLSTLQHYFPNKDILLKALLNKLICDYIQRIEILINLNANEAPLHRFMNIITNIIYEIEKPIITNTFKEFFSISDHLPYVYDALSIIQKYNLELIYKIILPIHNEISSEEYKERAIIIITQLNGYLVQHSNKNTDESYKEFLRNILLKNISRLVSEP; this is encoded by the coding sequence ATGATCAAAATTGATACCTTTGATACTATGCAAATAAAGAAGTCCTTTACCACATTAAAAGGGCAAGAAAGAATAAAGCAAATCTTAAAAAACGCTGAACTCGTTTTTCTTACTAAGGGTTATTCAGGCTTTAGTATGAGAGGAGTGGCTAATCAATCGAATATTAGTTTAAGTACACTACAGCATTATTTCCCCAATAAAGATATTTTATTAAAAGCACTGCTTAATAAATTAATTTGTGACTACATACAGCGAATTGAAATTTTAATCAATTTAAATGCAAATGAAGCACCATTACATCGCTTTATGAATATTATTACCAATATAATCTATGAAATAGAAAAACCGATCATTACTAATACATTTAAAGAGTTTTTTTCAATCTCAGATCATTTACCCTATGTATATGATGCTTTGTCAATCATACAAAAGTATAATCTTGAGCTTATATATAAAATCATTTTACCTATTCACAATGAAATATCATCAGAAGAATATAAAGAAAGAGCAATTATTATAATCACACAACTCAATGGGTATTTAGTTCAACATTCAAACAAAAATACAGATGAATCCTATAAAGAATTTCTAAGAAATATACTTTTAAAAAATATATCAAGATTAGTCAGTGAACCATAA
- a CDS encoding DoxX-like family protein has protein sequence MANANALKFINIVLAFLWIYQGLVPKLLFINADEIFVWQTIGLSFENAKLAGRASGIAEIIFGLLFLFSTHKYIHYLSILGLFGLLLLIGFLKPSTLISPYNPVVMNISMISLSIIYLLLLKEQVSDFGKFVQ, from the coding sequence ATGGCAAATGCTAATGCATTAAAATTTATAAATATTGTGCTGGCTTTTTTATGGATCTATCAAGGATTAGTTCCCAAACTTCTTTTTATCAATGCTGATGAAATATTTGTGTGGCAAACAATAGGATTATCTTTTGAAAATGCGAAACTTGCAGGGCGCGCGAGCGGTATAGCTGAAATTATTTTTGGTTTATTGTTTCTTTTTTCTACTCATAAATATATTCACTATTTAAGTATTTTAGGTTTATTCGGTTTACTCCTCTTAATTGGTTTTTTAAAACCCTCTACACTTATCTCGCCTTACAACCCTGTTGTAATGAATATTTCGATGATAAGTTTATCAATTATCTATCTACTTTTATTAAAAGAACAGGTTTCTGACTTTGGTAAATTTGTGCAATAA
- a CDS encoding SDR family oxidoreductase — protein sequence MSLSKSEVYCVVITGSTKGIGLALAHAFLELGCCVVITGRNAEQLNYALSHLGAHFNQEKFIGLCCDVTQIADVQVLWDNAIQHFGQVNVWINNAGSCHPTKDFIDLEPNELNAAVSTNILGTMLGSQVALKGMLKQGYGQVFNMEGWGSNGEWSAGMTPYATTKRAVSYFSKALYKETKSTSILTGTLSPGMVATDLLVSSWTNGNIQNWKKMKRLFFFVIDPPKVVCAYLAKQIMQNKKTNRRIAWITPLKLFLRFLQPYYWRRNPVKGTALEHL from the coding sequence ATGAGTTTATCTAAAAGTGAAGTTTATTGTGTAGTCATTACGGGTAGTACTAAAGGTATTGGTTTAGCACTTGCCCATGCTTTTTTAGAGCTTGGATGTTGTGTAGTGATTACTGGACGTAACGCGGAGCAGCTTAACTACGCCCTTTCTCATTTAGGAGCACATTTTAATCAAGAGAAGTTTATTGGCTTATGTTGTGATGTGACACAAATTGCTGACGTACAAGTCTTATGGGATAACGCTATTCAGCATTTTGGACAAGTCAATGTCTGGATTAATAATGCAGGAAGCTGCCACCCAACGAAAGACTTTATTGACCTAGAACCAAATGAGTTAAACGCAGCCGTTTCCACCAATATTTTAGGTACCATGCTTGGTTCGCAAGTGGCTTTAAAGGGAATGCTGAAACAAGGTTACGGTCAAGTTTTTAATATGGAAGGTTGGGGAAGCAACGGCGAATGGAGTGCAGGAATGACTCCTTACGCAACCACCAAACGAGCGGTAAGTTATTTTAGTAAAGCACTTTATAAAGAAACAAAATCCACTTCTATTTTAACTGGTACGCTCAGCCCTGGCATGGTGGCAACCGATCTATTAGTTTCTTCTTGGACCAATGGCAATATACAAAACTGGAAAAAGATGAAACGTTTATTTTTCTTTGTGATTGACCCGCCTAAGGTTGTTTGTGCTTATTTGGCGAAACAAATTATGCAAAACAAAAAAACCAATCGACGCATTGCATGGATTACCCCGTTGAAACTTTTTCTTAGATTCTTACAGCCTTATTACTGGCGTAGAAACCCAGTTAAAGGCACGGCGTTAGAGCATTTATAG
- a CDS encoding monovalent cation:proton antiporter-2 (CPA2) family protein, which yields MSAEAHSISLVAPVVLLAAAVIAVPIFKRIGLGSVLGYLIAGLVIGPFGFAFFQDSTAILHIAELGIVMYLFLIGLEMQPSHLWSLRREIFGLGTLQIIICGLALTGVGLLFGFTWQVSFIGAAGFVLTSTAIVMQLLGDRGDLTQPRGQKIVAILLFEDLLIVPLLAIVAFMAPNHVVESTSVRLENIGIGLIAIAGLIAAGYWLLNPLFRLLAAAKAREVMTAAALLVVLGAALLMQVSGLSMAMGAFLAGVLLSESTFRHQIEADIEPFRGILLGLFFLGGGMSLDLSVVAQNWQLIVSGVIALMFAKALMIYIVARLTKSPHTEALDRALLMAQGGEFAFVLFSAALSAQVIDSTVKSNLTAIVVLSMVLTPIVGILFKRFTQTKADVSLENVNIAEGLSGSVLMIGFGRFGQVTSQLLLARGVDVTIIDNNTDMIQNAEKFGFKIYYGDGCRLDILHASGAATAQAIVVCVDSKETTNRIVELVTHEFPLAKLLVRSYDREHSLHLVKQKVDFMIRETFESAIKFGGVILQELGVDKDEVERITEEIRDLDNERFETEIAADDVNAGVGLQYTHTHHPRPTAPLIRPKREGRILNKEDHSDSDS from the coding sequence ATGAGCGCAGAAGCACATTCAATTAGCTTGGTTGCCCCCGTGGTTTTATTGGCAGCGGCTGTAATTGCAGTCCCTATTTTTAAACGTATTGGTTTAGGTTCAGTATTAGGTTATTTAATTGCGGGTCTGGTTATTGGCCCATTCGGTTTTGCTTTTTTTCAAGATTCCACCGCAATTTTGCATATTGCTGAGTTGGGAATAGTGATGTATCTATTTTTGATTGGCTTAGAGATGCAGCCATCACATTTGTGGAGTCTTAGACGCGAAATTTTTGGGCTTGGCACACTACAGATCATCATTTGCGGACTGGCTTTAACTGGTGTCGGGTTGTTGTTTGGTTTTACGTGGCAAGTTTCTTTTATTGGTGCGGCAGGGTTTGTATTAACTTCGACTGCGATTGTGATGCAGTTGTTGGGCGATCGGGGGGATTTGACTCAGCCTCGTGGGCAAAAAATTGTAGCTATCTTACTTTTTGAAGATTTACTAATTGTACCTTTGCTGGCCATTGTTGCTTTTATGGCACCCAACCATGTGGTTGAAAGTACATCTGTACGTTTAGAAAATATAGGAATTGGTTTAATCGCAATTGCAGGTCTTATCGCGGCAGGGTATTGGTTACTTAATCCGTTATTTAGACTCTTGGCGGCTGCTAAAGCCCGAGAAGTCATGACTGCCGCTGCATTATTGGTTGTGTTGGGGGCTGCATTACTCATGCAAGTGAGTGGGTTGTCTATGGCGATGGGTGCTTTCTTAGCGGGAGTGCTTTTATCTGAATCGACCTTTAGACATCAAATTGAAGCTGATATTGAACCATTCCGAGGAATCTTGTTGGGCCTGTTTTTTCTTGGGGGCGGCATGTCATTGGATTTATCGGTTGTTGCTCAAAACTGGCAGCTCATTGTGAGTGGTGTAATTGCCCTGATGTTTGCCAAAGCGCTCATGATTTATATAGTCGCCCGATTAACCAAAAGTCCTCATACTGAAGCATTGGATCGCGCTTTACTCATGGCTCAAGGAGGAGAGTTTGCTTTTGTACTTTTCTCTGCCGCGCTAAGTGCTCAAGTGATTGATAGTACGGTTAAATCTAACTTAACCGCTATTGTGGTACTTTCAATGGTGTTGACCCCAATTGTGGGTATTCTTTTTAAACGATTTACTCAGACGAAAGCGGATGTTTCATTAGAAAACGTCAATATTGCCGAGGGTTTAAGCGGTAGTGTTTTAATGATCGGTTTCGGACGCTTTGGGCAGGTAACCAGTCAACTCTTATTGGCAAGAGGTGTGGATGTCACCATTATTGATAATAATACCGACATGATTCAAAACGCCGAAAAATTTGGTTTTAAAATTTATTATGGCGATGGTTGCCGCCTAGATATTCTACATGCTTCTGGTGCTGCAACAGCACAAGCGATTGTGGTGTGTGTAGACAGTAAAGAAACCACAAATAGAATTGTGGAACTCGTCACCCATGAATTTCCTTTAGCGAAATTATTAGTCCGCTCATATGACCGTGAACACTCGCTGCATCTAGTCAAACAAAAAGTAGACTTTATGATTCGTGAAACGTTTGAATCTGCAATTAAGTTTGGTGGAGTAATTTTACAAGAACTTGGCGTAGATAAAGACGAAGTAGAAAGAATTACCGAGGAAATTCGAGATTTGGATAATGAGCGGTTTGAAACTGAAATCGCAGCAGATGACGTAAATGCGGGAGTAGGTTTGCAATATACACATACACATCATCCACGACCAACAGCACCGTTAATTCGACCAAAACGGGAAGGGCGGATTTTAAATAAGGAAGATCATTCAGATAGCGATTCTTAA
- the gltS gene encoding sodium/glutamate symporter produces MEFVFNGFYTLISAVIVLLLGRFLVNRIDFLKRYNIPEPVAGGLVAAVVSLLVHSLWGYSIVFSSELQTSFMLVFFASIGLSANFMKLKEGGSALIIFLICVASFIVVQNAVGMSLATLLGLDPLIGLIAGSITLTGGHGTAGAWGEILESQHGIQGALALGMASATFGLIIGGVIGGPLAKLLINRYQLAQAKTNDEIHYRDTHVEQHSDDLAPFENPHQVRLITADNAITTLGMFAACLAFAEFMTGFSKGTWFELPTFVWALGGGVILRNILESVLKIDIFDRAIDVFGNASLSLYLAMALLSLKLWQLADLAGPLVVILGAQTITMALYAAFVTFRVMGKNYDAAVLSAGHCGFGMGATPTAVANMQAITNMYGPSHKAFLIVPLCGAFFVDLINATVIQLMLKFIV; encoded by the coding sequence ATGGAATTTGTTTTTAATGGTTTTTATACACTAATTTCGGCGGTCATTGTTTTATTGTTGGGCCGCTTTCTTGTTAATCGTATCGATTTTTTAAAACGTTATAATATCCCTGAACCAGTAGCGGGTGGTTTGGTGGCTGCTGTAGTTTCTTTACTTGTCCACAGTTTGTGGGGGTACAGCATTGTTTTTAGTAGCGAATTACAAACTAGCTTTATGCTCGTGTTCTTTGCTTCAATTGGTTTAAGTGCCAATTTTATGAAGCTTAAAGAAGGTGGTAGCGCTTTGATCATCTTCTTAATTTGTGTGGCCTCATTTATTGTGGTTCAAAATGCTGTGGGCATGAGCCTTGCGACCTTATTAGGGCTTGATCCACTCATTGGTTTAATTGCGGGTTCAATCACCTTAACTGGTGGTCATGGTACAGCAGGTGCATGGGGTGAAATTTTAGAAAGCCAGCATGGTATTCAAGGTGCTTTAGCATTAGGCATGGCGAGTGCGACATTTGGCTTGATTATTGGTGGTGTGATTGGTGGACCTTTAGCCAAATTACTCATTAACCGTTATCAGCTTGCTCAAGCAAAAACCAATGATGAAATTCACTATCGCGATACGCATGTTGAACAACATTCGGATGATCTCGCGCCGTTTGAAAACCCACATCAAGTTCGTTTAATTACAGCCGACAATGCAATTACTACACTAGGTATGTTTGCAGCGTGTTTAGCGTTTGCTGAGTTTATGACTGGCTTTAGTAAGGGAACATGGTTTGAGTTACCTACCTTCGTTTGGGCGCTGGGCGGTGGTGTAATTTTAAGAAACATTTTAGAAAGCGTATTGAAAATTGATATTTTTGACCGCGCAATTGATGTTTTTGGGAATGCTTCTTTATCACTTTACCTAGCAATGGCATTGCTTTCATTAAAGCTTTGGCAGCTTGCTGACTTAGCTGGCCCGCTTGTCGTTATTTTGGGTGCACAAACGATTACGATGGCGCTATATGCAGCATTTGTGACGTTCCGTGTAATGGGCAAAAACTATGATGCAGCGGTGTTGTCAGCAGGTCACTGTGGTTTTGGTATGGGTGCAACACCGACAGCAGTTGCAAATATGCAAGCCATTACCAATATGTATGGGCCATCACATAAGGCATTTTTGATTGTTCCGCTTTGTGGTGCATTCTTTGTCGACTTAATTAATGCGACTGTCATTCAGTTGATGTTGAAATTTATTGTTTAA
- a CDS encoding alpha/beta fold hydrolase produces MSLLLKMRQLQSIRRSLKKRAGQNVPRMLTNASDLFFRGSQIALSGKTPFDVIYEHEIISLRHYRNETEASVKTHRVPLVIVPPLAVNMLIYDLFPTRSLIRYFLSQGFDVYLIDWGMPTRHQAKYNFGTYIKIFMPEMLQQVRKHSGQQQLSLHGWSLGGALSLCYTALFKDKDIKNLIIIASPIDTHKAGYMGKLYGSLTKPANWVRKHTPFRIRQHVPSEVFHIYGWQNTLGFKLTDPIGNLKTYWQLFKNLDNREFIVDHATSSSFIDNMQAYPGGVMRDIILRFWIDNELSTGVIKFGELTAYLKDIDCSVLAIGGSTDIIVTSDAVKPLMDLISSQDKTFKVVSGGHMGVVSGSQAPTSVWPEISDWLVKRSD; encoded by the coding sequence ATGAGTTTATTGCTTAAAATGCGACAGTTACAATCGATTAGAAGATCTCTTAAAAAGCGTGCTGGTCAAAACGTGCCTCGCATGTTAACCAATGCATCAGACCTATTTTTTAGAGGCTCTCAAATTGCCTTATCTGGAAAAACGCCCTTTGATGTAATTTATGAGCATGAAATTATAAGTTTACGTCATTATAGAAACGAAACCGAGGCTTCAGTAAAGACACATCGTGTCCCTTTGGTTATTGTTCCGCCATTAGCAGTCAATATGCTCATTTATGACTTATTTCCTACACGCAGCCTTATACGTTATTTTTTATCTCAAGGTTTCGATGTCTATTTAATTGACTGGGGTATGCCAACCCGACATCAGGCAAAATACAACTTCGGCACTTATATTAAAATTTTTATGCCGGAAATGTTACAACAGGTTCGTAAGCATAGTGGGCAGCAGCAACTTTCTTTACATGGCTGGAGTCTGGGCGGCGCACTTTCCCTCTGCTATACCGCATTATTTAAAGATAAAGATATTAAGAACCTGATTATTATTGCGTCCCCTATCGATACACATAAAGCAGGTTATATGGGCAAACTCTATGGAAGCTTGACTAAACCTGCAAACTGGGTGCGTAAACATACCCCGTTTCGTATTCGGCAGCATGTACCGAGTGAAGTGTTTCACATTTATGGATGGCAAAACACGCTAGGTTTTAAGTTAACAGACCCGATTGGCAACTTAAAAACCTATTGGCAACTTTTTAAAAACCTTGATAACCGAGAGTTTATTGTTGACCATGCGACTTCTAGTTCATTTATCGATAATATGCAGGCCTATCCGGGCGGCGTTATGCGTGACATCATTCTACGTTTCTGGATTGATAATGAACTTTCAACAGGTGTAATTAAATTTGGTGAACTAACCGCCTATTTAAAAGATATTGATTGTTCGGTTTTAGCTATAGGCGGCAGTACAGACATTATTGTCACCAGTGATGCTGTTAAGCCGCTTATGGACTTAATTAGTAGCCAAGATAAAACGTTCAAAGTCGTATCAGGTGGCCATATGGGTGTCGTTTCAGGCAGTCAGGCGCCTACTTCTGTTTGGCCAGAAATAAGCGATTGGCTGGTTAAACGTTCAGATTAA
- a CDS encoding AnBLUF65 family BLUF photoreceptors → MNVRLCYASQRNEENEDLLQDLRDILTEARDFNELNEICGVLYYADNAFFQCLEGEQEVVEGLFEKIKNDRRHYNIKWLCTYSIDQNSFQSWSMKYVQRNTNIEAFFLKMGEKSFNPSLLNQQNLKFFLDELVVTEQTKLTPNKKVGMVNRGVNPF, encoded by the coding sequence ATGAACGTTCGACTGTGTTATGCCAGCCAACGAAACGAAGAAAATGAAGATTTACTACAAGATTTACGTGATATCCTGACTGAAGCTCGTGATTTCAATGAATTAAATGAGATTTGTGGGGTACTTTATTATGCTGATAACGCTTTCTTTCAGTGTTTAGAAGGAGAGCAAGAGGTAGTGGAAGGATTATTTGAAAAAATTAAAAATGATCGAAGACACTACAATATCAAATGGTTATGCACATATTCCATTGATCAAAACTCTTTTCAAAGTTGGTCTATGAAATATGTGCAACGCAATACCAATATTGAGGCTTTCTTTCTTAAGATGGGAGAGAAATCATTTAACCCAAGCCTACTTAATCAGCAAAATCTCAAATTTTTCTTAGATGAGCTAGTCGTTACAGAACAAACTAAACTTACTCCTAATAAGAAAGTTGGCATGGTCAATCGAGGAGTAAATCCATTCTAA
- a CDS encoding NirD/YgiW/YdeI family stress tolerance protein, giving the protein MKKILLTAITSLVLLGSHAAFARTDPAILNQAAKNIVTVSKAKTLADETGVTLTGTIVKHVAGEHYEFKDKTGSIIIEVDDDLAKGWELKAGDKVRIVGEVDTHRMKPTDIEVLQIERVK; this is encoded by the coding sequence ATGAAAAAAATATTATTAACTGCAATAACAAGCTTGGTTTTATTAGGTAGTCATGCAGCATTTGCAAGAACAGATCCAGCGATACTTAATCAAGCTGCAAAAAATATAGTGACTGTTTCAAAAGCAAAAACTTTAGCTGACGAAACAGGCGTAACGTTAACCGGTACTATTGTTAAACATGTTGCTGGTGAACACTATGAGTTTAAAGATAAAACAGGTTCAATCATCATTGAGGTAGATGATGATTTAGCAAAGGGTTGGGAATTGAAAGCGGGCGATAAAGTGCGCATTGTAGGTGAGGTTGATACTCATCGTATGAAACCGACCGATATTGAAGTTTTACAAATTGAGCGTGTTAAATAA
- a CDS encoding glycosyltransferase gives MKIGVVVPAHNEEQHLPACLQSIQEAIEQVPDEQVEVMVVLDSCTDQSRSIVQSYGVNWIECNYACVGKARDLGIRQLIQNGATWLACTDADSVVSPDWLRCQLLHQPTDAICGIVTLDDLSRLSVMKQKKYLSHYQDCMNHQHIHGANLSFSAAVYMQVGGFEPVPCHEDVSLINKLIRQCCNITWSNLVRVTTSSRLEGRAPEGLSKFLENL, from the coding sequence ATGAAAATAGGTGTTGTAGTTCCAGCGCATAATGAAGAGCAACATTTGCCTGCCTGTTTGCAGTCTATTCAGGAGGCAATTGAACAAGTACCCGATGAACAAGTCGAGGTGATGGTTGTCCTTGATAGCTGTACAGATCAATCGCGCTCAATTGTACAAAGCTACGGAGTAAACTGGATTGAATGTAATTATGCATGTGTCGGCAAGGCAAGGGACTTAGGGATCCGTCAGCTGATTCAAAACGGAGCAACTTGGCTTGCATGTACCGATGCCGATAGCGTAGTCAGCCCTGACTGGTTGCGTTGCCAACTTTTGCATCAACCTACAGACGCGATTTGCGGTATTGTCACTTTAGATGACTTGAGCCGTTTATCGGTGATGAAACAAAAAAAGTATTTGTCACATTATCAAGATTGCATGAATCATCAGCATATTCATGGTGCAAATTTAAGCTTTAGTGCTGCTGTTTACATGCAAGTCGGTGGTTTTGAGCCAGTTCCTTGCCATGAAGATGTTTCACTTATTAATAAATTGATAAGACAGTGCTGCAATATTACATGGAGTAATTTAGTTCGAGTAACTACCAGTAGTCGACTTGAAGGGAGAGCGCCAGAAGGTTTATCAAAATTTTTAGAAAATCTTTAA
- a CDS encoding class I SAM-dependent methyltransferase, with translation MTHSRMYFEELYRSNNDPWGYDYHWYEARKRQICLALLTRPHYQKVLEIGCSNGHLSVHLAKRASHLVCIDVSMEAVHLASQRLQAFEHVTVENKKIPEDFYEQKFDLIVISEMAYYLTLEELHDFIEKLRLALNPDGEILCCHWQHDIQDFELNAEQVHQSFKQYFPFHHYLSLNDLDFMIDLWTVNPSSLAQREQLR, from the coding sequence GTGACTCATTCTCGTATGTATTTTGAGGAGTTGTATCGTAGTAATAATGATCCATGGGGCTATGATTATCACTGGTATGAAGCCCGTAAAAGACAAATCTGCCTTGCATTATTAACACGACCACACTATCAAAAAGTTTTAGAAATTGGCTGCTCAAATGGTCATTTAAGCGTGCATTTAGCAAAACGTGCTTCGCATCTTGTATGTATTGATGTGTCGATGGAAGCAGTCCATTTAGCTTCTCAGCGGTTACAAGCCTTTGAACATGTCACGGTTGAAAATAAAAAAATACCTGAAGATTTTTATGAACAAAAATTTGACCTGATTGTCATTAGTGAAATGGCGTACTACCTCACTTTAGAGGAGTTGCATGATTTTATTGAAAAATTAAGATTGGCATTAAATCCGGATGGGGAAATTCTATGCTGCCACTGGCAACATGATATTCAAGATTTTGAATTAAATGCCGAGCAAGTTCACCAAAGTTTTAAACAATATTTTCCGTTTCATCATTATTTAAGTCTAAACGATCTGGACTTTATGATTGATCTTTGGACTGTAAACCCTTCATCATTAGCTCAGCGAGAACAATTACGATGA
- a CDS encoding PIG-L family deacetylase produces MGTLKHPLVEDRIISGEGTPKVMWLEAFKQHPLDSLDVQLFRSKRVVIVAPHPDDEVLGCGGLMQQLVEENCRIVILAATNGTQSHPHSTKYSQAQLNDLRPQETLAALNSLGVSDHSERIALNLMDGQVHLQTDQLKQALSRIVQPEDILICSYAFDGHPDHEAVGKTVQAFAKAHQLMCLHVLIWAWHWAEPLDPRIDWSKAKAYTLTEQQLIKKHQAVMQFKTQLEADESTGNSAVLSSSAISRLLMPYEVYLSDSFSYVF; encoded by the coding sequence ATGGGAACTTTAAAACATCCCTTGGTGGAAGACCGCATTATTTCCGGTGAAGGAACACCTAAAGTGATGTGGTTAGAGGCATTTAAACAGCATCCCTTAGATTCACTCGATGTACAGCTATTTCGCTCTAAAAGGGTAGTTATTGTTGCACCGCACCCAGATGACGAAGTGCTGGGCTGTGGTGGTTTGATGCAACAGTTAGTCGAAGAAAACTGCCGTATTGTTATTTTAGCTGCAACGAACGGTACACAAAGTCATCCTCACTCAACAAAATATAGCCAAGCGCAATTAAACGATTTACGTCCACAAGAAACTTTGGCTGCTTTGAACAGTTTAGGCGTATCAGATCATTCTGAACGGATTGCTTTAAATTTAATGGATGGTCAGGTTCATTTACAAACCGATCAACTCAAACAGGCGCTCAGCCGAATTGTTCAACCCGAAGATATTTTAATTTGTAGTTATGCATTTGATGGTCATCCCGACCATGAAGCAGTAGGTAAAACCGTACAGGCTTTTGCAAAGGCTCACCAGCTTATGTGTTTACATGTACTGATTTGGGCTTGGCATTGGGCAGAGCCTTTAGATCCTCGCATTGATTGGTCTAAAGCAAAAGCTTATACCTTAACCGAACAACAATTAATTAAAAAACATCAAGCGGTTATGCAATTTAAAACACAACTTGAAGCCGATGAAAGCACAGGAAATTCCGCCGTTTTATCCTCAAGTGCAATTAGCCGTCTTTTAATGCCTTATGAGGTATATCTGAGTGACTCATTCTCGTATGTATTTTGA